A region of the Nitrospirota bacterium genome:
TCTATGATGTCAAGCTGGATGGCGGTGATGTCATTATAAAAATGACAATGACGACACCTGGATGTCCCCTTCATGAAAGCATTGCGAGGGGGGCGGAGGATGCCGCAAGACAACTGGAAGGCGTATCAACTGTTAAGGTGGATCTTGTCTGGGACCCCCCGTGGACTCCTGACAGAATCAGCGATTGGGCAAGAAAACA
Encoded here:
- a CDS encoding metal-sulfur cluster assembly factor, with protein sequence MPLTEQLILTALKHVIDPEIGINIVDLGLVYDVKLDGGDVIIKMTMTTPGCPLHESIARGAEDAARQLEGVSTVKVDLVWDPPWTPDRISDWARKQLGWK